The following coding sequences are from one Cardiobacteriaceae bacterium TAE3-ERU3 window:
- the pcnB gene encoding polynucleotide adenylyltransferase PcnB, which translates to MSQANEPQCTRLDGKAYGVTNDQFDRRAIKIVNQLTDAGFDAYLVGGCIRDLLLGQEPKDFDIATNARPEEVAGLFRNCRLIGRRFRLAHIHYGREIIEVATFRAPPDRETRTDPHGHVLEDNHYGTIEDDVVRRDFTINALYYDVQTGEILDYIGAMDDIHAKRIRVIGDPDTRYVEDPVRMLRAARFAAKLGMDIDHDSEAAIARCAEGLKAVPAARLFDEAQKLFLGGYGERCFTALQRYDLFSALFPDAARVFTHPNKSYAAYAQRMVAQSLINTDKRLAEGKPVTIAFLLAAILWPVYQLSYQGLLKEHDNWHAAMHEAVDVVHLAAADRISIPVRLRGMIREIWTLQARFELVGNSSKKIQSLLSHPRFRAAYDFMLIRHAAGEPLGDMVEWWTDIQENSDMIPDHNDRRHGQNNRDNRDNRGNNRDGKPRRRGGRKRRSRS; encoded by the coding sequence ATGAGCCAAGCCAATGAACCACAATGTACGCGCCTTGACGGCAAGGCGTACGGCGTCACCAACGACCAATTCGATCGCCGTGCGATCAAGATTGTTAACCAGCTGACCGATGCGGGCTTTGATGCCTATTTGGTCGGCGGTTGTATCCGCGATTTGTTACTCGGACAAGAGCCGAAAGATTTTGACATTGCCACTAACGCGCGACCTGAAGAAGTCGCCGGGCTGTTCCGCAATTGTCGCCTGATCGGGCGGCGCTTCCGCCTTGCGCACATTCACTACGGACGCGAGATCATTGAAGTCGCCACGTTCCGCGCCCCGCCGGACCGTGAAACGCGAACCGACCCGCATGGGCACGTGCTTGAAGACAACCACTACGGCACGATTGAAGACGACGTGGTGCGCCGTGATTTCACCATTAACGCGCTGTACTACGACGTGCAGACGGGCGAAATTCTCGACTACATCGGCGCAATGGACGACATTCATGCCAAACGTATTCGCGTAATTGGTGATCCCGATACCCGCTATGTGGAAGATCCGGTGCGCATGTTGCGCGCGGCGCGTTTTGCCGCCAAGCTCGGCATGGACATTGATCACGACAGCGAAGCGGCGATTGCCCGTTGCGCTGAAGGGTTGAAAGCCGTACCCGCAGCGCGCCTGTTCGATGAAGCGCAAAAGTTGTTCCTCGGCGGCTACGGTGAGCGCTGCTTTACTGCGCTACAACGCTACGACCTGTTCAGTGCCTTGTTCCCGGATGCTGCGCGCGTGTTTACCCATCCGAACAAGAGCTACGCCGCTTATGCGCAGCGTATGGTCGCGCAATCACTGATTAATACCGACAAGCGCCTCGCCGAAGGCAAGCCCGTTACTATCGCTTTCTTGCTCGCTGCTATTTTGTGGCCGGTGTATCAGCTTTCCTATCAAGGATTGCTCAAGGAACACGATAACTGGCACGCCGCAATGCACGAAGCAGTCGACGTCGTTCACCTTGCCGCCGCTGACCGTATTTCCATTCCCGTGCGCTTGCGCGGCATGATCCGCGAAATTTGGACGCTGCAAGCGCGCTTTGAACTGGTTGGTAACAGCAGCAAGAAAATCCAGAGCTTGCTCAGCCATCCGCGTTTCCGTGCCGCTTACGACTTTATGCTTATCCGCCACGCCGCCGGTGAACCACTGGGTGATATGGTCGAGTGGTGGACCGATATTCAAGAAAACAGCGACATGATTCCCGATCACAATGATCGCCGTCACGGCCAAAATAACCGTGATAACCGTGATAACCGTGGCAATAATCGCGATGGCAAGCCGCGCCGCCGTGGCGGACGCAAACGCCGGAGCCGTTCG
- a CDS encoding sulfite reductase subunit alpha yields MTQKKLSTQKLTTFFPEDLPLDGAQQQWLDGYLTGLNTAYAALRANGMDGGNAGKPLTILYGSQTGNAEDLAWQCADLAKEHGLAALVVDMDDCSLDSLAETERLLVITSTYGEGEMPDNAEALWEDINGEAAPKLDKTFFSVLALGDTAYEHFCLAGKQWDARLEALGAERVGERVDCDVDFDDAAKAWMDAVLPAISAKGSQDAATVAAPAGGSSSAKPQGYSRNNPLEAKLKAKRVLSGEGSGKQIVHYEIDLVGSGETYEAGDILHLLPRNRQDLVDEVLAAVGADATDVVSWQGENHEIGGLLRDQLDIRMPSSGFFEALLLAAKNDDLHKRFNQDPAEELDAFLYGKDIVDFLRAYPDAGFTAQTLVDVLKPIAPRAYSISSSHNHHNGEVHLTIGSVRYEQEGRMHHGVASTWLADEVEEGDTVRCYFAANKHFSVPSDDKAPMIMVGPGTGIAPFRAFLQERSVRGAEGDNWLFFGDRTREHDFIYADELDNWQKSGVLDRLELAFSRDQQEKVYVQDLMRRHGAELYDWLERGGYFFVCGDAQRMAKDVDKALHDIIAEHGNMSAAAAKEYVAALKKEKRYVRDVY; encoded by the coding sequence ATGACCCAAAAGAAATTGAGCACGCAAAAATTGACGACTTTTTTCCCCGAAGACTTGCCGCTTGACGGTGCGCAGCAGCAGTGGCTGGACGGCTACCTGACCGGACTCAACACCGCCTACGCAGCACTGCGTGCCAATGGCATGGACGGCGGCAATGCAGGCAAACCGCTGACCATTCTTTACGGCTCACAGACCGGTAATGCCGAAGATTTGGCGTGGCAATGTGCGGATTTGGCGAAGGAACACGGCTTGGCCGCGCTGGTTGTCGATATGGATGATTGCTCGCTGGACAGCCTTGCCGAAACCGAGCGTTTGCTGGTCATTACCTCAACGTATGGCGAGGGTGAAATGCCCGATAATGCCGAAGCATTGTGGGAAGACATCAACGGCGAAGCAGCGCCAAAACTCGACAAGACCTTTTTCAGCGTATTGGCGCTCGGCGATACTGCTTACGAGCATTTTTGCCTTGCGGGCAAGCAATGGGATGCGCGCCTTGAAGCACTGGGTGCAGAGCGCGTTGGTGAACGGGTCGATTGCGACGTTGATTTTGACGATGCGGCAAAAGCGTGGATGGACGCGGTTCTGCCCGCGATCAGCGCCAAAGGCAGTCAGGATGCTGCAACCGTTGCGGCACCGGCTGGCGGCAGCAGCAGTGCCAAGCCGCAAGGGTATAGCCGCAATAATCCGCTCGAAGCCAAGCTCAAGGCCAAGCGCGTATTGAGTGGTGAAGGCTCGGGCAAGCAAATTGTCCACTATGAAATTGATTTGGTCGGCAGTGGTGAAACCTACGAAGCAGGCGACATTCTGCATTTGTTGCCGCGTAACCGTCAGGATCTGGTCGATGAAGTACTGGCTGCGGTTGGTGCTGATGCGACTGATGTAGTCAGTTGGCAAGGTGAAAACCACGAAATCGGCGGGTTACTGCGCGACCAGCTCGATATCCGTATGCCGTCATCAGGCTTCTTTGAGGCATTGTTGCTTGCTGCGAAAAATGATGACCTGCACAAGCGCTTTAATCAGGACCCGGCCGAAGAACTCGACGCATTTTTGTACGGCAAGGATATCGTTGATTTCCTGCGCGCCTATCCCGATGCGGGCTTTACCGCGCAAACATTGGTCGATGTGCTCAAGCCGATCGCACCGCGCGCCTACTCAATTTCCTCAAGCCACAATCACCACAATGGTGAAGTGCATTTGACGATCGGCTCGGTGCGCTATGAGCAGGAAGGGCGTATGCACCACGGGGTCGCATCAACGTGGCTCGCTGATGAAGTTGAGGAAGGCGATACGGTTCGCTGCTACTTCGCTGCCAACAAGCATTTCTCTGTACCGTCAGACGACAAAGCACCGATGATTATGGTTGGGCCGGGCACCGGTATTGCGCCGTTCCGAGCCTTTTTGCAAGAGCGCAGCGTGCGTGGCGCAGAAGGTGACAACTGGCTGTTCTTCGGTGATCGTACCCGTGAGCACGATTTTATCTATGCCGACGAACTCGATAATTGGCAGAAAAGTGGTGTACTCGACCGCCTTGAATTGGCGTTCTCGCGCGACCAGCAAGAGAAAGTCTATGTGCAGGATTTGATGCGTCGTCATGGTGCAGAACTCTACGACTGGCTGGAACGCGGCGGCTATTTCTTCGTCTGCGGTGACGCACAGCGCATGGCGAAAGATGTGGACAAAGCACTGCATGACATTATTGCAGAACATGGTAATATGTCCGCCGCTGCGGCTAAGGAATACGTCGCGGCACTGAAGAAAGAAAAGCGTTACGTCAGAGACGTTTACTGA
- a CDS encoding thermonuclease family protein gives MMQISGVLMILISIFIDSDELLGHFDQSSVQPEILPDRLSCRLKHIADGDTVVANCAAYDLRIRLMGIDTPEMGQKPWGERSKRALAARLPKVFTLENHGQDVYQRTLGTLYAGDQDINLQMIELGMAVAYRGRDTPQRYYEAEKQAKVAKLGIWSKPGDQQDPRKWRRYHL, from the coding sequence GTGATGCAGATCAGTGGTGTGTTGATGATATTGATCAGTATTTTTATCGATAGTGATGAATTACTAGGCCATTTCGACCAAAGTTCGGTTCAACCAGAAATATTGCCTGATAGGCTATCTTGTCGGCTGAAGCATATTGCAGATGGAGATACCGTGGTTGCCAACTGTGCGGCATACGATTTGAGAATCCGTTTGATGGGGATTGATACCCCTGAAATGGGGCAAAAGCCTTGGGGGGAGCGCAGTAAACGGGCACTTGCTGCACGCTTACCCAAAGTATTTACACTAGAAAATCATGGGCAAGATGTGTATCAGCGTACCTTGGGTACATTGTATGCTGGTGATCAGGATATTAATTTGCAGATGATTGAGTTGGGTATGGCGGTTGCCTATCGAGGCAGAGATACACCACAAAGATATTATGAAGCTGAGAAACAAGCTAAAGTAGCGAAGCTGGGTATTTGGTCGAAGCCTGGTGATCAGCAAGACCCGCGAAAATGGCGGCGCTATCATCTATAA
- a CDS encoding integration host factor subunit beta, with protein MTKSELIERLAMRYPELRAQDVEETVKLMIEKICQSLEKGDRVEIRGFGSFSLHYREARVGRNPKTGESVEVPAKSIPYFRAGKELRERVDVI; from the coding sequence ATGACCAAATCAGAATTGATTGAACGGCTTGCGATGCGTTACCCAGAGTTACGCGCTCAGGACGTTGAAGAAACGGTTAAGCTCATGATCGAAAAAATCTGTCAAAGCCTGGAGAAAGGCGATCGCGTAGAAATACGTGGATTTGGCAGCTTTTCTCTGCATTATCGTGAAGCGCGTGTTGGTCGTAACCCTAAAACTGGGGAATCGGTCGAAGTGCCAGCAAAATCCATTCCTTATTTCCGAGCAGGTAAGGAATTGCGTGAGCGGGTAGATGTCATTTGA
- the rpsA gene encoding 30S ribosomal protein S1: MAETFAELFEKSIENTELKPGSIIKAEVVEVGKDFVVLNAGLKSEGFIPVEQFTNDQGELTVAVGDEVEVALEALEDGFGETRISHEKAQRIRTWEVLEQKFNDEETVKGVVSGRVKGGFTVDVEGVKAFLPGSLVDVRPVKDPAYIEGKEIEFKVIKLDQRRNNIVISRRAVLEHEYRAEREEILKNLQEGDVVKAVVKNLTDYGAFLDLGGVDGLLHITDMAWKRIKYPSEVVNIGDEVEVKVLKFDRERARVSLGLKQLGADPWGDIAERYPVNTKVSGKVTNIADYGAFVEIEDGVEGLVHVSEMDWTNKNVNPRKFVAVGQEVDVMILDIDGERRRISLGMKQCQSNPWEDFDKNHSKGDHVTGQIKSITDFGVFIGLDGGIDGLIHLSDLSWDEAGEEAVRNYQKGQDVEAIILAIDAERERISLGVKQLTQDTFAQFASANGRGSVVNGKVVEVDERQAVIQITDDVTGTLKASEAAIERVEDLTKILSVGDEVEAKVINVDRKHKSLNLSIRAKDVAEEKAVIQDYTRKDSNAATSLGDIFKELNADD; this comes from the coding sequence ATGGCAGAAACATTTGCAGAACTTTTTGAAAAAAGTATCGAAAACACCGAACTCAAGCCGGGTTCAATCATCAAAGCAGAAGTCGTAGAAGTCGGTAAAGACTTCGTTGTACTGAATGCAGGCCTCAAGTCTGAAGGCTTCATCCCTGTTGAGCAATTCACCAACGACCAAGGTGAGCTGACTGTAGCAGTTGGCGACGAAGTAGAAGTTGCGCTTGAAGCACTTGAAGATGGCTTCGGCGAAACCCGTATTTCGCACGAAAAAGCACAGCGCATCCGTACTTGGGAAGTGCTTGAGCAGAAGTTCAACGACGAAGAAACCGTTAAAGGTGTTGTTTCCGGTCGCGTTAAAGGTGGTTTCACCGTTGACGTTGAAGGTGTTAAAGCGTTCCTGCCAGGTTCTCTGGTAGATGTTCGTCCGGTCAAAGATCCGGCTTACATCGAAGGCAAAGAAATTGAATTCAAGGTCATCAAGCTTGATCAGCGTCGTAACAACATCGTGATTTCACGTCGCGCAGTACTTGAGCATGAATACCGTGCTGAGCGCGAAGAAATCCTCAAGAACCTGCAAGAAGGTGATGTGGTCAAGGCTGTGGTCAAGAACCTCACTGACTACGGTGCGTTCCTTGATCTTGGCGGCGTAGATGGCCTGTTGCACATTACTGATATGGCGTGGAAGCGCATCAAGTATCCTTCAGAAGTTGTGAATATCGGTGACGAGGTTGAAGTTAAGGTACTGAAGTTTGATCGTGAGCGCGCTCGTGTATCACTCGGCCTTAAGCAGCTGGGCGCAGATCCATGGGGCGACATCGCTGAGCGTTATCCTGTTAATACCAAAGTTAGCGGTAAAGTTACCAACATTGCTGACTACGGCGCATTCGTTGAAATCGAAGATGGCGTTGAAGGTTTGGTACACGTTTCTGAAATGGATTGGACCAATAAGAACGTCAACCCACGTAAATTCGTTGCCGTTGGCCAAGAAGTTGATGTCATGATTCTCGACATCGATGGAGAGCGTCGCCGTATTTCACTGGGCATGAAGCAGTGCCAGTCTAACCCTTGGGAAGACTTTGACAAGAACCACAGCAAAGGCGACCACGTTACTGGCCAAATTAAGTCAATCACTGACTTCGGTGTCTTCATCGGTCTTGATGGCGGCATCGACGGCTTGATCCACTTGTCTGATCTCTCTTGGGACGAAGCTGGCGAAGAAGCTGTTCGTAACTACCAGAAGGGCCAGGATGTTGAAGCAATCATCCTTGCCATTGATGCAGAGCGCGAGCGTATCTCACTCGGCGTTAAGCAGCTCACTCAAGACACCTTTGCACAATTCGCCAGCGCCAATGGCCGTGGTTCAGTTGTCAATGGTAAAGTCGTTGAAGTCGACGAGCGTCAGGCAGTGATCCAGATTACTGACGACGTAACCGGTACTTTGAAAGCTTCTGAAGCAGCTATTGAGCGTGTTGAAGATCTGACCAAAATCCTGAGCGTTGGTGATGAAGTTGAAGCCAAAGTCATCAATGTTGACCGCAAGCACAAGAGCTTGAACCTTTCTATCCGTGCTAAAGACGTTGCGGAAGAAAAAGCCGTCATTCAGGACTACACCCGTAAGGACAGCAATGCTGCTACCTCATTGGGTGATATCTTCAAAGAACTGAACGCAGACGATTAA
- the cmk gene encoding (d)CMP kinase, translated as MRKIITVDGPSGVGKGTLCQALARELDWAYLDSGALYRVLALAVLRDGIAENDEPAQTALLAKLDIAFAAGDDGVRVLLDGEDVSSELRTETCAAMASTLAAKPAIRSALLDKQRDFAAGQSLVADGRDMGTVVFPDAALKVYLTATPEVRAERRYKQLKDKGDCVNLARLTAEIAARDERDSTRTVAPLKPASDAVVIDTGALSISEVLEQVKKLAGHIIY; from the coding sequence ATGCGTAAAATCATTACAGTAGACGGCCCAAGTGGTGTTGGTAAAGGCACGTTGTGCCAAGCTTTGGCGCGTGAGCTGGATTGGGCTTATCTCGACAGTGGTGCGCTGTATCGCGTATTGGCGTTGGCTGTTTTGCGTGACGGTATTGCTGAAAATGATGAACCGGCACAAACGGCATTACTTGCCAAGCTCGATATTGCTTTTGCCGCTGGCGATGATGGCGTACGGGTATTGCTTGACGGTGAAGACGTAAGCAGTGAATTGCGCACCGAAACCTGTGCGGCAATGGCGTCAACACTGGCTGCGAAGCCAGCTATTCGCAGTGCTTTACTCGATAAACAGCGCGATTTTGCCGCTGGGCAATCACTGGTCGCTGATGGTCGCGATATGGGTACGGTTGTGTTTCCGGACGCTGCTTTGAAAGTATATTTAACCGCTACACCTGAAGTACGTGCCGAACGGCGTTATAAGCAGTTGAAGGATAAAGGCGATTGTGTTAATTTAGCGCGCCTGACTGCTGAGATAGCGGCGCGTGATGAACGTGACAGTACCCGTACGGTGGCACCGCTCAAACCAGCTTCGGATGCGGTGGTGATTGACACGGGTGCGTTGTCGATCAGTGAGGTACTCGAGCAAGTCAAAAAGCTTGCCGGGCACATAATTTATTGA
- the aroA gene encoding 3-phosphoshikimate 1-carboxyvinyltransferase — translation MTAIIHWQTAPANTLQGNITVPGDKSISHRAIMLGALAEGTTEVSGFLEGEDCLSTMRAFQAMGVPITHHGEGRVTINGKGLNGLSAPQHALDVGNSGTSMRLMAGVLVGQNFASELVGDHSLMKRPMRRVTDPLRLMGANITASEAGTAPLNIAPSELHGIDYALPVESAQLKSCLLLAGLYAQGRTTLRNCGRSRDHSERMLRGFGVQLDIDGDTIIIDGGQTLTATDVIVPGDVSSAAFFIVAALIAPAGEVLINNVGMNPTRSAVIDILQAMGGQIEVLNQRESGGEPVADLRVKASKLKGIEIDPKHVPIAIDEFPVIFIAAACAEGTTYASDLGELRVKESDRLATMARGLLANGVDCEEGETSLTIHGGGIRGGGTVNSIGDHRIAMSFAVAGIVAEQPIVIEDCATVATSFPNFRELAAQIGMSIEVCDA, via the coding sequence ATGACCGCAATCATCCATTGGCAAACTGCACCTGCAAATACGTTACAAGGCAATATTACCGTGCCGGGGGATAAATCCATTTCGCACCGTGCGATTATGCTTGGCGCACTTGCCGAAGGCACAACCGAGGTCAGTGGTTTTTTGGAAGGTGAGGATTGCCTTTCTACCATGCGTGCATTCCAGGCGATGGGTGTGCCGATTACCCATCACGGTGAGGGACGTGTGACCATTAATGGCAAAGGGTTAAATGGATTGTCCGCACCACAGCACGCACTGGACGTCGGTAATTCCGGCACCAGTATGCGCTTGATGGCTGGTGTGCTGGTGGGGCAAAATTTTGCCAGTGAATTGGTGGGTGATCATTCTTTGATGAAGCGCCCGATGCGCCGCGTCACTGATCCACTCAGGCTGATGGGGGCGAATATTACTGCCAGTGAAGCAGGCACCGCACCGCTCAATATCGCGCCAAGTGAATTGCACGGTATTGATTACGCTTTACCAGTGGAAAGCGCACAGTTGAAGTCTTGCCTGTTGCTTGCCGGATTGTACGCGCAAGGGCGAACCACGCTGCGTAACTGTGGTCGCAGTCGTGATCACAGTGAGCGCATGTTGCGTGGCTTTGGTGTACAACTCGATATTGACGGCGACACCATCATTATTGACGGTGGGCAGACCCTGACCGCGACTGATGTGATTGTGCCGGGTGACGTGTCATCGGCGGCATTTTTTATCGTTGCTGCGTTGATTGCGCCCGCCGGCGAGGTATTGATCAATAACGTCGGTATGAACCCGACCCGTTCCGCAGTGATCGATATTTTGCAGGCCATGGGTGGGCAGATCGAGGTTCTCAACCAGCGCGAAAGTGGTGGTGAGCCGGTAGCAGACTTGCGCGTTAAAGCATCAAAACTAAAAGGTATTGAAATTGATCCGAAGCATGTGCCAATTGCGATTGATGAATTTCCGGTGATTTTTATTGCTGCGGCGTGCGCCGAAGGCACAACTTACGCCAGCGATTTGGGTGAATTAAGGGTTAAAGAAAGTGATCGCCTTGCGACGATGGCGCGCGGGTTGCTCGCCAACGGCGTCGATTGCGAAGAAGGCGAAACCAGCCTGACCATTCATGGTGGCGGTATTCGCGGTGGTGGTACGGTGAACAGCATTGGCGATCACCGTATTGCGATGAGCTTCGCTGTGGCGGGTATTGTTGCCGAGCAGCCGATCGTGATTGAGGATTGTGCGACGGTCGCGACGTCATTCCCGAATTTTCGCGAACTTGCAGCGCAGATTGGTATGAGTATTGAGGTGTGTGATGCGTAA
- a CDS encoding prephenate dehydrogenase/arogenate dehydrogenase family protein — MVTAALNDGSVRSCDAASLGIVAVVGIGLIGGSLALALKQAGVVDSVIGVDQNRASLYEALDLGAIDEIGEWDDLARADLIVLATPVDALFSICKGLHDLALKDGVVVTDVGSTKGSVLAAMEAAYGEVPSWFVPGHPIAGRERSGIGAVIADLFNKHKVIVTTLPSTDDAALGVVSRMWHATGAMVTFLSIDEHDEVLGATSHLPHVLAYLLVEMLNKDLHNEEIFSYAAGGFRDFTRIASSSPVMWRDICLHNPKVLKKLIANYRSRLVAFEQLLDDADGERIEALFRSAKTARDNHYQIIS; from the coding sequence TTGGTAACAGCAGCATTAAACGATGGTTCAGTAAGAAGTTGCGATGCGGCGAGTCTCGGCATTGTCGCAGTTGTCGGTATTGGTCTCATCGGCGGCTCTTTGGCACTTGCGCTTAAGCAGGCTGGTGTCGTAGATAGTGTGATCGGTGTTGATCAAAATCGCGCTTCGCTCTATGAGGCACTCGACTTGGGTGCGATTGATGAAATTGGTGAATGGGATGATTTGGCCCGTGCCGATTTGATCGTTTTGGCAACACCAGTCGATGCATTGTTCAGTATTTGCAAGGGATTGCATGACTTGGCGCTAAAAGACGGCGTAGTCGTTACTGATGTTGGCAGTACCAAAGGTTCAGTGTTGGCTGCTATGGAAGCAGCTTATGGTGAGGTGCCGTCGTGGTTCGTGCCGGGGCATCCGATAGCTGGGCGTGAACGCAGTGGTATTGGTGCTGTAATTGCCGACTTATTCAACAAGCATAAAGTGATTGTGACCACTTTGCCGTCCACAGACGATGCGGCGCTTGGTGTGGTTAGCCGTATGTGGCATGCAACTGGCGCGATGGTGACGTTTCTTTCAATTGACGAGCATGACGAAGTGCTGGGTGCGACCAGCCATCTACCGCATGTGCTTGCCTATCTGCTGGTAGAAATGCTCAACAAAGATTTGCACAATGAGGAAATCTTTTCTTACGCGGCAGGCGGTTTTCGCGACTTTACCCGAATCGCTTCAAGTAGCCCGGTGATGTGGCGCGATATTTGCCTGCACAATCCCAAAGTATTAAAAAAATTGATTGCCAATTACCGCAGCAGGTTGGTGGCCTTTGAGCAGTTGCTCGATGATGCTGACGGTGAGCGTATCGAGGCACTGTTCAGGTCAGCTAAAACTGCGCGCGACAACCACTATCAAATCATTTCGTAA
- the pheA gene encoding prephenate dehydratase encodes MTNKPTLEELRQQIDQLDRDILHALSERARCAQLVGEVKRAQDGDDIIFYRPERERQVLERIQALNKGPLPGQEVVRLFREIMSACLALEQPLQIAYLGPEGTFTESAALKQFGHSVLTRPQRSIGDVFKAVENGDCHYGIVPVENSTEGMVTHTLDMFVTSTLDICGEVHLRISQNLLTLAESPEQIERIYSHGQSIAQCRGWLNEHLSHAEQIQVSSNAEAAKLAKADPKAAAIAGKMAAERYDMPILFSGIEDEENNTTRFLVIGRQTIEASGKDKTTVLVSSHNRPGLLYRLLEPISRHGVNMTRIESRPSRKGMWEYVFFIDLEGHQNEAHLTALFEELRDEASLFRVLGSYPTAVLK; translated from the coding sequence GTGACGAATAAGCCCACGCTAGAGGAACTGCGCCAGCAAATTGATCAGCTTGATCGTGACATATTGCATGCTTTATCAGAGCGAGCACGCTGTGCGCAATTGGTTGGTGAGGTAAAGCGCGCTCAGGATGGCGATGATATTATTTTTTATCGGCCTGAGCGTGAGCGACAAGTGCTGGAGCGTATTCAGGCTTTGAATAAAGGGCCTTTACCTGGGCAAGAAGTGGTACGTTTGTTTCGCGAAATCATGTCTGCTTGCCTTGCGCTTGAACAGCCATTGCAGATCGCTTATCTCGGGCCGGAGGGAACGTTTACTGAGTCGGCCGCGCTTAAACAGTTTGGTCACAGTGTGCTTACCCGTCCGCAACGCAGTATTGGCGATGTATTTAAGGCCGTAGAAAATGGCGATTGTCATTATGGCATCGTGCCGGTTGAGAATTCTACCGAAGGCATGGTCACGCATACGCTGGATATGTTTGTGACTTCAACCCTCGATATTTGTGGTGAAGTGCATTTGCGGATCAGTCAGAATTTACTGACTTTGGCTGAGTCGCCTGAACAAATTGAGCGCATTTACTCACATGGGCAATCCATTGCCCAGTGTCGCGGCTGGCTCAATGAGCACTTGTCACATGCCGAGCAAATTCAGGTGTCTAGCAATGCCGAGGCCGCAAAGCTTGCCAAAGCTGACCCGAAAGCGGCCGCAATCGCGGGTAAAATGGCCGCAGAGCGCTACGATATGCCGATCCTCTTCAGCGGAATCGAGGACGAGGAAAACAACACCACGCGTTTCCTCGTTATCGGACGTCAAACCATTGAAGCATCGGGCAAGGACAAAACCACGGTGCTGGTTTCCTCGCATAACCGTCCCGGATTGCTGTATCGCTTGCTCGAACCCATTTCGCGTCATGGAGTCAATATGACGCGAATTGAGTCGCGTCCGAGCCGAAAAGGTATGTGGGAATACGTGTTCTTTATTGATCTTGAAGGTCATCAGAATGAAGCACACCTGACCGCGTTGTTTGAAGAATTGCGCGATGAGGCGAGTTTATTCCGCGTACTGGGTTCATACCCAACAGCAGTATTGAAATAA